The following coding sequences are from one Vicia villosa cultivar HV-30 ecotype Madison, WI unplaced genomic scaffold, Vvil1.0 ctg.000966F_1_1, whole genome shotgun sequence window:
- the LOC131632567 gene encoding secreted RxLR effector protein 161-like, whose protein sequence is MSEPRVSHMKAARRTLRYLKGSIEYGIQFRRNYEDKEAIITCFSDADWCGDKEDQRCTTDEYFFQVFGAPVSWCSKKNPVVALSSCEDEYIAGSYNACQAIWIRSVLEEMEVKVKKPLMLQIDNKSAINLVKNPVLHGRSKYIKARFHFQREKVNRGELELRHCLNEAPLADIFTKD, encoded by the coding sequence atgagtgaaccaagagtgtcacacatgaaggctgCAAGAAGAACTCTAAGATACTTAAAAGGATCGATAGAGTATGGAATTCAATTTCGACGAAATTATGAAGACAAAGAAGCAATAATAACTTGTTTTTCAGatgctgattggtgtggagataaggaagatcaaaGATGCACAACTGATGaatatttctttcaagtatttggtgctCCAGTttcatggtgttcgaagaaaAATCCTGTGGTGGCATTATCATCATGTGAAGATGAATATATAGCAGGATCCTATAATGCATGTCAAGCAATTTGGATTAGATCGGTACTTGAAGAAATGGAGGTAAAAGTAAAGAAACCTCTTATGTTGCAAATTGACAACAAGTCAGCCATAAATCTGGTGAAGAATCCAGTTTTGCATGGAAGGAGTAAGTATATCAAAGCTAGATTTCACTTCCAAAGGGAAAAGGTAAATCGAGGTGAACTTGAACTTAGACATTGCTTGAATGAAGCACCGTTGGCCGACATTTTTacaaaggattga